The nucleotide window CGATACCTCGAAGGGCTTGGTAATCTAGCGTCACACAGCGGATGCCGCGATCACTGGCCAGCGTTTTTGCCTGGGGTTTAATTTCCTGTGCCGCAAACACTCCCCTGACGGGCTTCAACAAATCATCACGGTTGAGTAGCTCTAGGTAGCGACTCAACTGTTCCACACCGTCTATGCCCCCTCTGCGCTTGATTTCAACGGCAACCGTCGCGCCGTCACCATCCTTGCACAAAATATCGACAGGGCCGATAGCTGTGGGATACTCCCGACGGATAAGGCTGTACCCTTCACCCAAAGTGTCGATGTGCTCGGCAAGCAGCTCCTGCAGGTGCGTTTCAACTCCGTCTTTGACGAGGCCCGGATCCTGACCAAGATCAAAACTTTGTTCGGAGTGGATGGTATCGATGGTGATGCGTAGCTGTTCGCCTTTTTTATTCTCAACAGTCCAAAACTGCTGACCTGTGGGGTTACCCTCTTCGTCGAGAATGGGAGCTTCGCTTAGGCTACACGGTGGGGTCATCCAGTTGAGGGGCTTGTAGGCGCGATCATCAGCGTGGATAGAAACTGATCCATCCGCCTTGACCATGAGAAGTCGGTCCGCCATGGGTAGGTGGGCTTCCAGGCGTCCAATGTAGTCGACACTGCACCGGGCTATCACTACTCGCATTGGTTTAGGATAGCGGGATCCGGGGGTGGCGGGCGAACTTAGTGGCTTTGGTTGAGGTGTTTCATCGCTGTGCGAACATCCAGTCGCTGGGCTCGCGCAGTGGGGGCAGATTCTAGCCAGGAAGTGAAGGCTGTTTCACCTCGCAGGTCGAAAGCGATCTCGTATTCTTTGGCGTTTGACTTTATGGCTAGGATGCGAAGTCCGTCTTCGAGGGTGCTGCATTCGTCATCGCGACGCTGCCTACGCCCAACAAGCTCAGTGCGGTTACGAACCAGTTGGATATCTACCCGGGGAGACAGGGAGCGAAGTTTGTAAAATTTCAGTAATTCGTCGGAGTAACTGATAACGCCGTGGCGCCAGGGGCCATTCATTGTGCGCATTACTACGGAGATGCCGTGGGGACGGAGTACAAAAAAACGCCACGCGGCCAAGGCCAGCACGGCGAAACATACGATGCTCACAATTGCGAAGATGAGATACAGCACGTTGGCACTCCCTGGCTCATGACTTTTAAAAAATAATACAACGGGAGCCCATCTTTAAGGAAAAAAAGATGCCCACCCCTTTTTTTTGTTTAGGGGGTGGGCATCCAAGAGCGTATGTGAGCGGTGTGCTCTTAGCTCTCCTTCATGCGGCGTACTGCTCGCAATTCAGCCTCACCACGGGTCTTGACGTCTTCGTCGGAAGACTGTGCGTCTTCTTCAGCAGAGTCAACATCGACCTCCGTGGCCCACGCGGCATAGTCCGCGAGGATAGTGACCTTCTCCGGGGAGACGGAGAGGAAGCCACCGTGGCAGGCGGCAATAAGCTTGTCGCCATCCACGGGGGTGATGGTCACGACCCCGTTGTCGACCAGTTGGCCGAGCATGGGCTCGTGACCGGGGAGCACGCCGATCTCACCCTCGATGGTTTGCGCCGTCACGATGCTGGCCTTTCCAGACCAGAGCACGCGTTCGACAGCAACCAATTCAGCGGCGATTTCAGCCATGTCTCTTACGCCCCTTTACTTCTTCTCGGTGAGCTTCTTGTAGGCAACTTCGACGTCGTCAAGACCACCGAGGCCGTTGAAGGCCTGCTCGGGGTAGTGATCGAAGTCGCCGTTGCAGATGCGCTCGAAGGCGTCAATGGTGTCCGCCAGCGGAACGTAGGAACCGGGGATGCCGGTGAACTTCTCTGCGACGAAGAAGTTCTGGCCCAAGAAGCGCTCAAGGCGACGTGCTCGCTGAACGGTGATCTTGTCCTCTTCAGACAGTTCGTCCATACCGAGGATGGCGATGATGTCCTGAAGTTCCTTGTTCTTCTGGAGGATGTTGATGACGCGCTGTGCCACGTTGTAGTGACGCTCGCCGACGATACCGGGCTCGAGGATACGAGAGGTGGAGGTCAGCGGGTTCACTGCGGGGTAAATACCCTTAGAAGCGATTGCACGGTCGAGCTCGGTGGTTGCATCGAGGTGTGCGAAGGTGGTCGCCGGGGCGGGGTCGGTGTAGTCGTCGGCGGGCACGTAAACAGCCTGCAGAGAGGTAATCGACTTGCCCTTGGTGGAGGTAATGCGCTCCTGGAGGACACCCATCTCGTCAGCCAGGGTCGGCTGATAGCCCACTGCGGAAGGCATGCGGCCCAGCAGGGTGGACACCTCGGAACCGGCCTGGGTGAAACGGAAGATGTTGTCGATGAACAGCAGCACGTCCTGGTGCTGAACATCACGGAAGTACTCCGCCATGGTCAGGCCGGACAGGGCCACGCGCATACGGACTCCCGGCGGCTCGTCCATCTGGCCGAAGACGAGTGCGGTGTCTTGGAGGACGCCCATCTCTTCCATTTCGAGGAAGAGGTCGGTGCCCTCACGGGTGCGCTCACCGACGCCTGCAAACACCGAGGTACCGGAGAATTCGCGGGCGATACGGGTGATCATCTCCTGGATGAGCACGGTCTTACCAACACCTGCACCACCGAAGAGGCCGATCTTGCCGCCCTTCACGTAGGGGGTCAGCAGGTCGATGACCTTGATACCGGTTTCGAGGATCTCGGTCTTGCCTTCGAGCTGGTCGAAAGCAGGTGGTTCGCGGTGGATGCCCCACTGCTCACCGTCGCGGCCGAGGCCCGGCTCGTCAAGGCAGTCACCAAGTGCGTTGAACACGTGGCCCTTGACGACGTCGCCGACGGGAACGGAAATCGGCTTACCGGAATCGGTCACCTCAGCGCCACGGACGAGACCGTCGGTGGGTGCCATGGAGACGGAACGAACCAGGTTGTCGCCGAGGTGCTGGGCAACCTCGAGGGTGATGGTCTTGGCGACTGCTTCGAGGGTGACCTCGACAGTCAGTGCGTTGAACAGGGCCGGCAGCTCGCCGCGCGGGAATTCCACGTCGACGACCGGACCGATGACACGCACGACACGGCCGGCGGTAGCCGCCTGCTGTGTGTTCTGCTCGCTCAGAGCTGTAGTCATAATCTAGTCACTTTCTCCGCTTTCGGCGAGCGCTCCTGCGCCACCGACGATCTCTGTGATTTCCTGGGTGATCTGTGCCTGGCGGGCCTGGTTAGCAACGCGCGACAGGTCTTTGACCAGTGCGGTTGCGTTGTCGGTCGCGGACTTCATCGCGTTACGACGCGATGCTGACTCGCTGGCTGCGGCTTCGAGGAGCATCGCGAAGATGCCACGCGAGACGTACTTGGGCAGCATTGCTGCCAGCAAGGTGTCTGCGTCGGGTTCGAAGTCGTAGTCGGGAGTCGGGGTTCCGCTGCTCGACAGCATGTCCTCGCCTTGGCTGATCTCATCGAGCTCGATCACGGGCTCGATGGGGAGGAGCTGATGTGCGCGCGCGGTTTGGGTCAGCATGGACTCAAACTCGGTGTACACAACGTGCAGCTGGTCGAATCCTTGAATGGATTCGCCCGGTTCTACATTGAGGCCTTCACGGTACTTAGCGGTGCCTTCGGAGCCTGCCACGAAACCATCAATGAGGTGACGGCGCAGGTCGTGGGTGAGCTTGAAGTCCGGGTCTTGGGAGAAGCCAGACCACGAACCTGCGACGTTTTCGCCGCGGAACTTGTAGTAGGCAACGCCCTTGTTACCTGCAACGTACAGAACGGTTTCGTAGCCTTCATTTTCAAGGAGGGTGCGAAGTTCTGCAGTCTTTTTGAAGACGTTGTAGTTGTAGCCACCAGCCATACCACGGTCACTGGAGACGACCAGGATTGCTGCGCGTTTGCCGTTGGGGCGTTCGCGCAGCATCGGGTGATCGAGGTTCGAAGCCGATGCGAGACGTTCAATCACCTTGTGAATTTCGACTGCGTAGGGCTGCGAAGCTTCCACCCTGGCCTGGGCCTTAGTGATTCGCGAGGTGGCGATCAGCTCCTGGGCTTTGGTGATCTTCTTAGTCGAGTTCACCGATTTGATACGGGAACGCAGTTCTCGAAGATTAGCCATGGATTATCGCCTCCCTTCTTTTCCTTGGACGGTCATAGTGCTTGTCACCAAGCCCTACTTCTTGTTCGTCTTACGGGAAACCGTGATTTGGTTCTTCTTCAGCTCGCCTTCAGCAAGCGGGTCAACCTCAGGTTCTTTCACAACGGGGGTGCCGTCGGAGGTTACGAAGACTCGCTTGAACGCGTCAGCGGCGCTCTTCAGCTCAGCCTGGGATTCAGGAGTGAATGCCTGGCCGCCGGCGATCTGCTCGTAGACACCAGCTGCGTTTGCGTGGAGGTACTCGTGGAGTTCCTTCTCGAAACGGCGAATGTCTTCGACCGGTACGGTGTCCATTTCGCCTTCGCCCGCGAGGTAGATGGAGACCATCTGATCCTCGACGGACATCGGGGTGTTCTCGGGCTGCTTGAGCAGCTCGACGAGACGCTGGCCACGCTGCAGCTGGGCCTTCGACGCGGGGTCGAGGTCAGATGCGAAGGCAGCGAAGGCTTCGAGGTCACGGAAGGCAGCGAGGTCGAGACGCAAGCTACCGGAAACCTTCTTCATGCCCTTGGTCTGGGCAGCGCCACCGACACGGGAGACGGACACACCGACGTTGATAGCCGGGCGGACACCCTGGTTGAACAGGTCGGATTCGAGGAAGACCTGGCCGTCGGTAATGGAGATGACGTTGGTCGGAATGAAGGCAGACACGTCGTTTGCCTTGGTTTCGATGATCGGCAGTGCGGTCATCGAGCCTGCGCCCATGTCGTCAGAGAGCTTTGCGGCACGCTCGAGGAGACGGGAGTGCAGGTAGAACACGTCACCGGGGTATGCTTCGCGGCCCGGCGGACGACGCAGCAGCAAGGAGATCGCACGGTATGCTTCCGCCTGCTTGGTCAGATCATCATAGATGACCAGGACGTGCTTGCCCTGGTACATCCAGTGCTGACCCAGCGCAGCGCCTGCGAAGGGTGCGAGCCACTTGAAGCCGGCGGAATCAGATGCAGGAGCAGCCACGATGGTGGTGTACTCCAGAGCGCCGTGCTCTTCAAGGGTCTTGCGAACGGCTGCGATGGTGGAGCCCTTCTGGCCGATTGCGACGTAGATGCAGCGAACCTGCTTCGTAGCGTCACCGGACTCCCAATTGGCCTTCTGGTTAAGGATGGTGTCCAAGCAGACCGCGGTCTTACCGGTCTTACGGTCACCGATGATCAGCTGGCGCTGGCCGCGGCCGATCGGAGTCATTGCGTCGATGGCCTTGATGCCAGTCTGCAACGGCTCTTCCACGGGCTGGCGCTGCAGCACGGACGGTGCCTGCAGTTCCAGGACGCGGTCAGTTTCAGCGTCGATAGCTCCCAGGCCGTCGATAGGCTGGCCCAGGGGGTTGATTACGCGGCCGAGGAATGCATCCCCAACCGGAATGGATAGGACCTCACCGGTCCGCCTTACTTCGTCGCCCTCTTTAAGAGTCTCGTAGTTACCCAGAACCACAACGCCGATCTTGTCGGTGTCGAGGTTCTGTGCGACGCCGATGACGCCGCCGGGGAACTCGAGCAGCTCATTCGCCATGACCGACGGTAGGCCCGAAACCTGGGCAATACCGTCAGCTGCCGAAATGACCACGCCGACCTCCTCACGGGAGGCCTCCGGGGAGTAGCTCGAGGTGTAGTTCGCAATCGCGCTACGGATCTCATCGGAGGAGATCGTCAGCTCCGCCATGTTCTTCCTGCTCTCGGTTGTTTCTTCCAGCATGTAATAAATGTTCTTCGAATCGTGTCGGTGACTAGGTGTTAGACCAAGTTGCTACGCAGCTTGTCGATTTTGCCTGACAGGCTTCCATCGATCACTTCGTCACCAACGCGGATGACCGCTCCACCGAGGAGGCTGGTATCGACCTCAGAGTGGATGGACATCGCACGACCGTAAATGCGGCCCAATTTGTCTGCCAGTGCAGCTTTTTGCTCATCCGAAAGATCGCTAGCGGCGCGAACAAAAGCGATGCTCTTGTCCTGAAGAGCGGCTGCATTAGCCGCGAGTGCCGACATGTCGTCGATCGGATTGCTTTCCGGGCGTCCAATAACCTGCAGCGCCAGTACCTCGGTGACGGCAGTTACTTTGCCGTAGAGGACCTGCGCGAGCAGGGAGCGCTTAGCTTGAGCAGAGGCTGTCTTGTCGGCCAGCAGCGATGTGAGCTGCGGCTGACCATCAAGGATGCGACCGAGGCGGAAGAGCTCGTCTTCAACCTGGTTAAGCTGACCGCCGGCCTTAGCCGATGTCAGCAGTGCGCGCCTACCTACTGCAACAATGCCTACGCGCATTTCGCGCGGGGTGGACCAATTCTGGGCCGCAGCGTGAGCGAGGATGTCCAGTGTCAACTGGGACACCTTGCCACCGAAAACTGCCTGAACCAATCCGGAGCGGCGATCGGCGGGGCTGGAATTATCAGCCACTGCCACTCGCAGGCTGCGATCGCTGTCGAGTACATCAACAGCGTCGAAGAGCTCCGTACCGGTTTGTGCTGCAACTGCGACGAGTGAATCAAGGCTTGCGCAACGTGCGTCAAGGTCCTTGTAGCAAACGTCGAGTGCTTCGCGGCTCGCTGCGTGCATATTCGCCTACTTTCCTGCCGGTGCGACGGTGTCGAGTTCGTTCAGGAAGCTGTCGATCGTGCCGGAGCGGGTGACGTTCTCGGACAGTTGCTGTCCAAGAAGAAGTTCCGCGAGGCTGATCGAGGTCTGCCCCATGTCACGGCGGAGCTCGGTGATAACCTGCTCGCGCTGTGCCTGGAGCTGCTTCTCGCCCGAAGCGACAATACGGTTGTATTCGGCAGTAGCTTCAGCTGTCTTCTCCGCGATGATTTCCTTGCCCTTGTCGCGGGCTTCTTCGCGGATCTGAGCAGCCTCGGCACGTGCTTCAGCAAGCTGCGCGTTGTATTCTTCACGCGCTGCGGCAGCCTTAGCCTCAGCTTCTGCGGCGTTCTGGATACCGCTGCTGATGGTGTCTTCGCGCTCTGCCAGAACCTCGGAGTACTTCGGAAGTACGAACTTCCAGAAGAGGAAAATAATGACGGCAAACGCAACAGCGGACCAGACGAGGTCGTACGGCATGGGCAGCAACAGGTTGTTGCCGTGCTCGAGGGGGAGCTTTTCAGCCGACCCCTCTGCCAGATAGTTAATGACGTTCGTCATGGTGCATCAATGCTTTCGTGTCGGTTCGCGATTAAGCGAAGAGGAAGCCGGCAACGAGGCCCAGAAGGGCAAGTGCCTCAACGAATGCGATACCCAGGAACATGGTGGTACGCAGCTGGCCAGCCATCTCAGGCTGACGTGCCATGCCTTCGAGGGCCTTGCCTACGAGGATGCCGATGCCGAGGCCGGGGCCGATGGTGGCGAGGCCGTAGCCAACAGCGCGGTAGTCAGCGACAGCAGCAGCGTCATTAGCAGCGAGAAGGATCTCGTTCATTTGGGTTTCCGTTCCCTTTCTAGTGCCCGGGATTGTTCTCGGGCGGTTTTGGTTTTTACGTTATGGGGTTTGTGCCTGGCTAGAGGCGTGGAGCCTTCTAGTGTTCGTCGGCGTGCAGCGACAGATCAATGTAGACCGCCGCAAGCAGGGCAAAGATGTATGCCTGCAGGAAGATCACCAGCAGCTCGAAGAGCGTGAAGGCAATCGCCGCAGCCAAGGTCAGGCCGGACACAACAGTCCAACCGCTCATCTGCCAGAAGAAAAAGTTTGTGGCAGAGAACAGCAGGACGAGAATGATGTGACCGGCGAGCATGTTGGCCATCAGACGCAAGGTCAGAGTGACCGGGCGCATGATAAACGTCGAGAAGAACTCGATCGGGACCACCAAGATGTGAAGCGGCAAAGGCAGGTTCGGGATGACTAGGGAGGACTTCATGAATTTGAAGAACCCGTAGCGCTTAGCGCCCGCGTAGATGAAGGCAATGTATGCAACGATTGCCATCACTAGCGGCATACCGATACGAGCGTTGGGCGACACGTTCAGCATGGGGATGACCGAGGGGGCATTGCTGGCCAGAACGGCAAAGAAGATGGTGGCGATGACCGGCAAGAACCGACGCCCCTCCTTCTTACCGAGGATCTCTTCAGCAATGTGGACTCGACAGAAGTCGAGGAAGGTTTCCGCGACATTTTGCAGCCCGTGGGGCACCAGCTTTGGCTTGCGCATGGCGATGGCAAAGAACACCACCAGCAGCAAGGTCATCAGCAGGCGGACGAACATCAGACGGTCGATGGCGAAGTAGCCATTGGCGAAGTCAGAGAACAGCAGATTGTGCGGTTCACCGTTCTTCATAAACCCCGGGAAAAATTCATGATCCAGGTTGGGTGAGTGGAACTCACCCTTCATGGCCAGTGTTGTAACGCTCAGCGTTCTCTCCCGTGTTCGGGCCGCACAGTAACCACACTGTGCGGTGCGATGGACGTCTGAAAAACTTCATGGGCCGATACGGACTCCGTCGCACATCATCGCAACGGCCCAGTGGAGCGCTCATTCTTCATCCTCAGCTTCTGCTTTGTGACACAGGTCGTGAGGCCGAAGATTAAGACCCGTCTAGTAGGTTATCAGCCATTAAG belongs to Corynebacterium argentoratense DSM 44202 and includes:
- the nucS gene encoding endonuclease NucS, with product MRVVIARCSVDYIGRLEAHLPMADRLLMVKADGSVSIHADDRAYKPLNWMTPPCSLSEAPILDEEGNPTGQQFWTVENKKGEQLRITIDTIHSEQSFDLGQDPGLVKDGVETHLQELLAEHIDTLGEGYSLIRREYPTAIGPVDILCKDGDGATVAVEIKRRGGIDGVEQLSRYLELLNRDDLLKPVRGVFAAQEIKPQAKTLASDRGIRCVTLDYQALRGIESDELRLF
- a CDS encoding DUF2550 domain-containing protein is translated as MLYLIFAIVSIVCFAVLALAAWRFFVLRPHGISVVMRTMNGPWRHGVISYSDELLKFYKLRSLSPRVDIQLVRNRTELVGRRQRRDDECSTLEDGLRILAIKSNAKEYEIAFDLRGETAFTSWLESAPTARAQRLDVRTAMKHLNQSH
- a CDS encoding F0F1 ATP synthase subunit epsilon, giving the protein MAEIAAELVAVERVLWSGKASIVTAQTIEGEIGVLPGHEPMLGQLVDNGVVTITPVDGDKLIAACHGGFLSVSPEKVTILADYAAWATEVDVDSAEEDAQSSDEDVKTRGEAELRAVRRMKES
- the atpD gene encoding F0F1 ATP synthase subunit beta, with the protein product MTTALSEQNTQQAATAGRVVRVIGPVVDVEFPRGELPALFNALTVEVTLEAVAKTITLEVAQHLGDNLVRSVSMAPTDGLVRGAEVTDSGKPISVPVGDVVKGHVFNALGDCLDEPGLGRDGEQWGIHREPPAFDQLEGKTEILETGIKVIDLLTPYVKGGKIGLFGGAGVGKTVLIQEMITRIAREFSGTSVFAGVGERTREGTDLFLEMEEMGVLQDTALVFGQMDEPPGVRMRVALSGLTMAEYFRDVQHQDVLLFIDNIFRFTQAGSEVSTLLGRMPSAVGYQPTLADEMGVLQERITSTKGKSITSLQAVYVPADDYTDPAPATTFAHLDATTELDRAIASKGIYPAVNPLTSTSRILEPGIVGERHYNVAQRVINILQKNKELQDIIAILGMDELSEEDKITVQRARRLERFLGQNFFVAEKFTGIPGSYVPLADTIDAFERICNGDFDHYPEQAFNGLGGLDDVEVAYKKLTEKK
- a CDS encoding F0F1 ATP synthase subunit gamma; the protein is MANLRELRSRIKSVNSTKKITKAQELIATSRITKAQARVEASQPYAVEIHKVIERLASASNLDHPMLRERPNGKRAAILVVSSDRGMAGGYNYNVFKKTAELRTLLENEGYETVLYVAGNKGVAYYKFRGENVAGSWSGFSQDPDFKLTHDLRRHLIDGFVAGSEGTAKYREGLNVEPGESIQGFDQLHVVYTEFESMLTQTARAHQLLPIEPVIELDEISQGEDMLSSSGTPTPDYDFEPDADTLLAAMLPKYVSRGIFAMLLEAAASESASRRNAMKSATDNATALVKDLSRVANQARQAQITQEITEIVGGAGALAESGESD
- the atpA gene encoding F0F1 ATP synthase subunit alpha, producing MAELTISSDEIRSAIANYTSSYSPEASREEVGVVISAADGIAQVSGLPSVMANELLEFPGGVIGVAQNLDTDKIGVVVLGNYETLKEGDEVRRTGEVLSIPVGDAFLGRVINPLGQPIDGLGAIDAETDRVLELQAPSVLQRQPVEEPLQTGIKAIDAMTPIGRGQRQLIIGDRKTGKTAVCLDTILNQKANWESGDATKQVRCIYVAIGQKGSTIAAVRKTLEEHGALEYTTIVAAPASDSAGFKWLAPFAGAALGQHWMYQGKHVLVIYDDLTKQAEAYRAISLLLRRPPGREAYPGDVFYLHSRLLERAAKLSDDMGAGSMTALPIIETKANDVSAFIPTNVISITDGQVFLESDLFNQGVRPAINVGVSVSRVGGAAQTKGMKKVSGSLRLDLAAFRDLEAFAAFASDLDPASKAQLQRGQRLVELLKQPENTPMSVEDQMVSIYLAGEGEMDTVPVEDIRRFEKELHEYLHANAAGVYEQIAGGQAFTPESQAELKSAADAFKRVFVTSDGTPVVKEPEVDPLAEGELKKNQITVSRKTNKK
- a CDS encoding F0F1 ATP synthase subunit delta, which produces MHAASREALDVCYKDLDARCASLDSLVAVAAQTGTELFDAVDVLDSDRSLRVAVADNSSPADRRSGLVQAVFGGKVSQLTLDILAHAAAQNWSTPREMRVGIVAVGRRALLTSAKAGGQLNQVEDELFRLGRILDGQPQLTSLLADKTASAQAKRSLLAQVLYGKVTAVTEVLALQVIGRPESNPIDDMSALAANAAALQDKSIAFVRAASDLSDEQKAALADKLGRIYGRAMSIHSEVDTSLLGGAVIRVGDEVIDGSLSGKIDKLRSNLV
- a CDS encoding F0F1 ATP synthase subunit B, producing MTNVINYLAEGSAEKLPLEHGNNLLLPMPYDLVWSAVAFAVIIFLFWKFVLPKYSEVLAEREDTISSGIQNAAEAEAKAAAAREEYNAQLAEARAEAAQIREEARDKGKEIIAEKTAEATAEYNRIVASGEKQLQAQREQVITELRRDMGQTSISLAELLLGQQLSENVTRSGTIDSFLNELDTVAPAGK
- a CDS encoding ATP synthase F0 subunit C, which gives rise to MNEILLAANDAAAVADYRAVGYGLATIGPGLGIGILVGKALEGMARQPEMAGQLRTTMFLGIAFVEALALLGLVAGFLFA
- the atpB gene encoding F0F1 ATP synthase subunit A, yielding MKGEFHSPNLDHEFFPGFMKNGEPHNLLFSDFANGYFAIDRLMFVRLLMTLLLVVFFAIAMRKPKLVPHGLQNVAETFLDFCRVHIAEEILGKKEGRRFLPVIATIFFAVLASNAPSVIPMLNVSPNARIGMPLVMAIVAYIAFIYAGAKRYGFFKFMKSSLVIPNLPLPLHILVVPIEFFSTFIMRPVTLTLRLMANMLAGHIILVLLFSATNFFFWQMSGWTVVSGLTLAAAIAFTLFELLVIFLQAYIFALLAAVYIDLSLHADEH